A window of Belonocnema kinseyi isolate 2016_QV_RU_SX_M_011 chromosome 10, B_treatae_v1, whole genome shotgun sequence genomic DNA:
gtgaattccttgaatttggtgaattccgtaaattccatgaattttgcgaatcccttgaattccatgaattgtttgaattccacAAATCCACGACTTCCTTCAGTTTATGGAATTAATTGAAAacctttaatttcttgaattccttaaattccttaaactccgcaaattccttggattccgtgaactccttgaattccatgaactgCTTGATttctgcgaattccttgaatttcgtaaatcccgtaaattccttgaatttcgcgaattccttgatttccttgTATTCCGTACAtatcgtgaattccttaaattacttggattccgtaaatttcttgtaTTCTTCGTGttacttgaattctgtgaatttcttgcatttttgtgttctttgaattctgtgaattcccgAAATTCTGTAGATTCCGGCAATTGCTTGAAATTCGAGAATTATCGGAATTCCGTCAAtacattgaattccttgaattccgtaaatcccctgaattctttgaattctgtgaatcccGCGAATCCCGTGAATTGCTTGGATTCcggagaattaaaaatatttaaaaacaatataataaacaGGATATTAATAATTACTAAACCTATCTCCTGTTTGCCGTGTAAGTATGCGTACGGAAACGAGGGGCCAACGCAAAAAACGGAGTGGCTCTTTTAAGATGAGTAATGTTATAGTGGTCGTTTTCGAGTTTTAGACGATCATTCCAAGAGAGTTTTTTTAACATGCAGGTATCGAATTATGAACTAAAACTATAAcagtaaactttttaaatgaaaataattaactttcagccaaaaaaatgcatttacaagaaaaaaagataacttttaaacaaaatagttgaattttcaacaatattattttattttaaaccaactagtaaattttttaaccaaaagagataaactctaaaccaaaaatataatagtagacttttcaataaaaacacattcacttttaatgaaaaagatgacttttccactaaaagatgaattttcaataaaaaatgaccaattttctattcaaagagatgaattttcaaaaaaaagttacattttttaccgaaagaaattaattctaaaccacaaattgattaaaaaaatttaaattaaaaagaatgaactttgaacgaaaaatagttggattttcgcaTTGGGTTCTAATATTTCAGTTCGTATTTAAGTGGAAAAACAAAGAAGTAACTGATTTTGTTCCAGAATATAAATCGTGACGTTCTGTAAGAATTATGTCCATTTGCTAATTTGTGGTTTAGGACATATTCGCGTTTTTGTGATCCAGGATCTAAAATACAGATTTTGGATTTTGGTTAGAAAAGCATACTTTAATCTGTGCTGTATTTGGTAACATTATACTTTTTTGTACCTGAAATAACGCACAACAGCTACatctttcatttaaattcaaatatataagaCTTGACCTTATGGCACTGTGCAACTTCAAATcagtttttctcgaaaagcggGGTTTCAATTTAATTGCAAAACATTTCTAGTACCCCTGACTTATAACTTTAATATGCTTATTGTAAgtaactaaatatataaatttaagtcacctatgtaattattatattaaatatctaaaaagGAGGTTTTCTTTCTCAAATGTAAAAGGAACattcatttttcgatattttaacgGAGATGGTTGGTAACTCTGAGCGCGATTCCAAACACATTTTGGTCGAAAAGCAAGACGATAATTactgcaaaagtaaaaaaaaaacctgaaaaactctcaatttaaaaaaaatcccggtTAGTTCCCGGTGCTAAATATTCCAGACTAATTCCCGGTTTCTCCAGTTTTCCTAATCAGTTTCAATCTATAAAAAGTGTCCTGATAGTGAAACTACAGGATTTTAGCACAAGGGCTGTTAATCCTATTTTCAGAGTAACGAGCCACAGTTCTGTTAAATGTTGGCTCTTCTGGTACTGCCTGTCGCTGAAACTTGTCCTCCGTCGGGTAACATCAACCCACAGAAAAGTTTCTGAGTTCTCAAGCAATTAAAACCGGTCCACCGACCTGAGTGTCGAACGCTTGGCTGCAAATTCAAATTCGATTCAGACTTCGACGGAATGTCCAGACCTTTTAAATGTCCAAGACAAAGAATATGAACTAATTCTAAATCGGTTTTTGAATGAAACATTTGTAtgtgataaaaaagaaagaagtattttttcaaaccaatttatACTCATACTCATAGACAACTTTTCCCTTACCTTTTCACGAACAATTGATTTGTATTCCTGACGTTCTGTACTGGAGAAAAATTCGTTGTCGCTGAAGAACTTAATTCCTCATGAAAACTTTAATTACTTTTCTTCGCCTGGATTGAGAAACTTTATGAAATCTTATTTCCATTCTCTATTGCACTTTTTCCCTCGAAGTTGAAATACCCTCGAATGAATAATCAAACAGTATAAGGACAAAGATGATGCCAACAAGTTACGGAACTTATTCTAGCAAAAAACTAAGTGCAAATTAGATACCTAAACCGGTTCTTTAATAAgatttcagtttagaaaaataataattttatccaaCAAATACAACATTTACTTACAGCTAAAAATgcattcgaaaataaaaaattaacatttaatacTCATGGACTTGATAAGTATCTTCCCCTTCCAAAAAAAATACATCTTGGAAACCCACCCTCCTTCCACCCCTAACACGTCTGATGCTCTTCACTATACTCAAAAAAGGTGACACTGATTCTCTTCTTTTCATTGCAGTGTTTGAGGTGCTAATTTTCAAAACTGCACCACTTCGGCGTTCTTTTGTAGCATTAGTGGCCACTGTCAGCAGCTTATCAGTAATCGATAAACTACCTTCGAGGTGGAGGACTTCGAGTCTGAGGTTAGTTTCAAGTAATTCACATAAACCGTCGTCTTTTAAACGTGTACAGCCACCagcttccaaatattttaaattgtgtaaCCTTCCTAAGTGTTCATCAGATATATTTTTTGTCTGAGATATTATTAAATGATTCAGGTTCGATAAAAAAGCAGTGCTTAATATTCCCTTGTCGGTAATACGTTGACAAACTACGGAATAGATATTTGTATTAGAAAATCTATATGTACTACTTTCCTACTAAGTCTGAATCAGCGGTATACTTAGGGACCGGCGATAAACTATGTTTCCAGTTAGAATTGGGGAGGCGNNNNNNNNNNGGGGCTGTGGAAATAAGCTTACGAAATAAGATAACGTTAagtacgtttcctgatgataaatttcaacaaatttgcaaattaatagaagacaataaataagaaaatttaaatatttttggttacgaatttcactattttattcaaaattgattgatatgcctaaaaatgcaactatttttgttaagagtttatccactttgctaaaaattctttttctttggttgaagattcatctatttacgtttgaaaatgttactattaggttgaaaattcgttcaattgttaattgaaaactaattttttaaaccagaaatcgaactatcccatttttggttgagagtgtatttttttagttaaaaatcaattatttggttacaagttGAACCtccttgtaaaaattaattttctgtttgttaaatattcagcattttaatttaaaattcaactatttggttgctaaTTTGTgttcatgttgaaaataaatattttctggtctgaagttcaacaatttgattaaaaattcatttttgctttaactttctcgtttacattttttattcgatattttCTTTCTCccgttcatttttttcagtttggaaTCACCTGTTTTCTAAGctttttgactttttagcttgaaaccttaacttttttttcttaaaaattagttttttcgatagggaattaatgttcttggtagaCCTTCACAAATCACAGATATTTCTAGATAAGGAAACCCATTTTTCTGCTTTTAAACAGTAATTTATACTTTTCGATGAAAATCATAtttgtaaataatgtaaaatgtGAACACAGAAGGCGGCCATTTTAATACGTGTGCTACACTGGCGTTGCACCGGGTTGAATACAATCACTTTCATACGAAAAAATTTTGCGATTACATTACTTTGGTCCCCTTATGTCTTTTCTCCCTGCTTTTaggaatgaaaattgatttttcctgatcgaaaattatatttttgttgaaaattcaacttttttggtttagctattattatttattgtttgatttattcaaaacttttactcgggtgagcgcggttatacatcatagccacggactaagtcaagtgactgatgagattaggatgttataagttaatttaatacgatgcttgaaatctcctgcgatgatgttgtaggtatacaattacgagcggtcgcaagcgttggaggtgacaacaacCACCTCTGGATGGATATACttgattatatttattattatatttatgttataTACATATtcgtatttcttggttaaaaattcacctatttcggtagaaaatcttttttgtttgaaaatgtaattatttagttaaaaatacaatatgtttgaacttaaaatcttataaatttaaaaagttttctattgACTTCAATAtggtatctacattaattttattaaaaataatgtattacctATTTTCGTCAAGAATCATCTAAACTCATAAAAAAAGCTAAATAAACGTGGAAGCCGTGTTTAGCCGTCGGCTACGGTACTTTCGAGGGGTGCAGAGTGGGGGGTGTAAAGACAAAACTACGGTCATCAACGAGAagggctggggggggggggggggggggggggggggggggggttaaatagccaaaaattggtaacgtagtttctGGTCGGTCCCTTGTCACTGAGTCAGACCTAGATAATGGAAtgttttatattctattttttttaggcAACTCAcatgaaatatccaaaaatgcaAGCTGTTGACAATTGGCTGATATTCCAGTGAGTACGTCATCAGTAAATGATTGGTTGCCCATGACATTTAGCTTTTGAAGGTTTTTCAGCCTAATTGTTTTCTTCATTCCTTCCTCAGTTATCAAACATGATCCTGTTATTCCCaaagcttttaaagtttttaaatgaaaagcaaGCGTCAGCAGAGCATAGTCGTTGACACTTTGACAATTACACAGGACAAGTGTTTCTAAATTATCAAACGAGTCGAAAGCCTGTAAAGGATGAAATAAGaatattatactaaaaattaatgatttttaaggcGCAAAATTCGAAACTGATATACTTACTTTCCGAAAAAAACTAGGTTGAAGAAATGTGCAACCTACTAGTACTATTTCTTCTATTGTGTCATTTGGTAAATGTAGCAAACATTCTCCGTCAATATACAGTGGCCTATGGTATGAACCAAGTcgaagatatttaatttttctcatgtTATCAAACAATCTTCCTAAATCCTTTTCGTGATATCCACTATAACAAGGTTCCAAACCAAATTTAATCAGGTTTTGACATGTAAGTAACAATGAATCAATCAGTCCCTCTGAATCCGTATATGGACAATTGTGTCCTCGCCGACTTGAGGATAGGTCTGATAAATTTAGTGACTTTAGTCTTTGGCATTTTAAACATATATCTTTTATTGAGACATAATACAAAAGAATCTTAGACTGATTCCTGCGTAAGTCCACATCATTTAGGTATTGACTGCAGCGAATTAGTACTTCGTGAAGTATGTCGTTatctatgaattttttttcagtatcaTCAGGCCAGCCCCACGTGGAAGGACAGAGATCGAGTCTCTTAAATGTATACCACGACTCCTTGCTTAATTTTTGCCAACGTTTGCATACTACAACGAACAAATACTTATGACTTTTAGGATGATTTTCGGATAAAAGTATGTATTAGGAGATCATTATTAGTCTTGATAAAGAAACTAGTTCCATATTAAAGTGTACCTCTTTCCACCTTGATCTTCTCAACTATGGGAAGGTATTGAAAAACTAGTCTAAGGCAATCATCGTTTAATGTGTTTATAGATCCAATACCATTATCAATTTCTCGACTCTCTTCCATTTTCTCCATATTGTTGTTTATCTATagcgaaaaattaattctcatcgATATTCCTTTCTccatcaataaaaatatttaaaaacatattatatACGGACACAACGTCTATTTACTAGGACTCAAAACTCTAGTAAGTAAGAATTCAGTCAATGCTCGAGTAATTACTAGAGATTAAATTCAAGAACAGATACTTATTCTACCTTCTCTATACGATTTCTCGAGACGTTTAAAACTTTCATGACtattaatattctaaataattcCTCTATTTAAcctattacaaatttatcaatgGTATTATGTGCAATAAATTCCTGTAAACTTTACTTGAATATTGttcaaaaggattttttcaaaagctcATATTTGATATAGTAATAAAAAGATTGGTATTTCAAGACCATACATCTGTCTCGCTGAACTTTTCTCCaatcttatttttttcgattttctcacctcttaactttttctaaaactcttctgacTAACTTccctttcttaaaagtttttaaatacaataaaataataaaatatttattttattgaagaaaaagtacttaaatatagctatttgcaacttttttcagcaCAAAAGTACAaatcaaattccaacctaaaattGCAAtgcttaattttctaaaaaaagccaCTTTAATTAGGTTTATTTACTTAAAGTTTTGCCTTGTGATCAGAAACgatatttcgtaaaattattatcgtttatttATTAGGAAATACAtaactttcttctttttatagaactttcaacgaaaaatctcTGTCACAGTTCGATACCgtcacactaaatctttattttcccgaaacagaataatttttttggatgacaGCTTACCATATTTATTCTAACTCAGCCTCCCAATAACTAGGAaggaagtttttattattattttttaaattaaaaaatagatcttTAGTCgctatctaaaaaagattttcaaaaaccaTGCAATCTGAACCTCAAAATGCTTAAATGGTTTGCTCGTAATTGGTCAATTTTTCTAACCAACCTCATTTTCTCCCAATTTTAAACTCGATATCTCGGgagcaagattttattttttctgtcaactaaaaattgcactttttattgtaaatcgcATCCAAGCCTGTTCCAATTTTAGGTTTTTGTAAgtttgagattgtaaactttcACATTCCCTTTCCCGGAACtggatataatttttcaatcatactTTTGTCCCTTAAATTTAGAAATACTTCAGCCTGGGAATAAAACTTTTGATTTATTCTTAAAtgatgatttcgattttacagaatgttatttcgttcttctaaaaaattctaattttgttggttatctagttatATACTGCAACCCTCaacttaattaattgaatttaaatttggaaactgtaaaacaataaaatttcgcaAGCAAGTATCAGTTTTGTCAAAATTTGGACAAAATCTGCATATTAGAAATAtgtattaattagaaaaaaaaaacactttgtgaagctcttcacctggggtgattgctagagttTGATCAGCGACCTGTGTTGGAGCGGTGTTGCGGACGAACGTGTTGCTTAAATCAGAAGCCCGGGAATTCTATATCGATCTAAAATTTATACCTCCTCCTACACTTCCCTTTCTCACTTTTCCCATATCTATCCCTTGAACATAGACAGTACaacttaatggtataataacaaaatattaatgaaataatggTAAAATTCAGacaatgaaatttatatttatcgttGGCGAGCATCGTTTAGTTAcattatattttaagtaaaaattaattaaatcatttaagggtgaaaataaaaaactagaaaacCCCATGTCCTTGAAATATCATACGCTCGTATTCGAAgggttaatttgtttaattatacgGTTTTATCGTGTCTACTTTCTCCAAAACAACCTATAAcccaattatttttacttaactcggttttaaaataaattccattgAATGTGTGTAAATT
This region includes:
- the LOC117182242 gene encoding F-box/LRR-repeat protein 4-like isoform X1 encodes the protein MYFRVIMRRIYFVMKINNNMEKMEESREIDNGIGSINTLNDDCLRLVFQYLPIVEKIKVERVCKRWQKLSKESWYTFKRLDLCPSTWGWPDDTEKKFIDNDILHEVLIRCSQYLNDVDLRRNQSKILLYYVSIKDICLKCQRLKSLNLSDLSSSRRGHNCPYTDSEGLIDSLLLTCQNLIKFGLEPCYSGYHEKDLGRLFDNMRKIKYLRLGSYHRPLYIDGECLLHLPNDTIEEIVLVGCTFLQPSFFRKAFDSFDNLETLVLCNCQSVNDYALLTLAFHLKTLKALGITGSCLITEEGMKKTIRLKNLQKLNVMGNQSFTDDVLTGISANCQQLAFLDISFCQRITDKGILSTAFLSNLNHLIISQTKNISDEHLGRLHNLKYLEAGGCTRLKDDGLCELLETNLRLEVLHLEGSLSITDKLLTVATNATKERRSGAVLKISTSNTAMKRRESVSPFLSIVKSIRRVRGGRRVGFQDVFFLEGEDTYQVHEY
- the LOC117182242 gene encoding F-box/LRR-repeat protein 4-like isoform X2 — protein: MEKMEESREIDNGIGSINTLNDDCLRLVFQYLPIVEKIKVERVCKRWQKLSKESWYTFKRLDLCPSTWGWPDDTEKKFIDNDILHEVLIRCSQYLNDVDLRRNQSKILLYYVSIKDICLKCQRLKSLNLSDLSSSRRGHNCPYTDSEGLIDSLLLTCQNLIKFGLEPCYSGYHEKDLGRLFDNMRKIKYLRLGSYHRPLYIDGECLLHLPNDTIEEIVLVGCTFLQPSFFRKAFDSFDNLETLVLCNCQSVNDYALLTLAFHLKTLKALGITGSCLITEEGMKKTIRLKNLQKLNVMGNQSFTDDVLTGISANCQQLAFLDISFCQRITDKGILSTAFLSNLNHLIISQTKNISDEHLGRLHNLKYLEAGGCTRLKDDGLCELLETNLRLEVLHLEGSLSITDKLLTVATNATKERRSGAVLKISTSNTAMKRRESVSPFLSIVKSIRRVRGGRRVGFQDVFFLEGEDTYQVHEY